From Choristoneura fumiferana chromosome 7, NRCan_CFum_1, whole genome shotgun sequence, the proteins below share one genomic window:
- the LOC141429345 gene encoding uncharacterized protein isoform X2 — protein sequence MSAFGVISVLLIAVGTIACLDREDYVENVELRRGYKLKYKAETWMDAKKSCKDENGKLAVPKSEAEFNAIQSVVRSMVFPDITGWTGSCYLVWIGISNLDDYRVWRNVDGEDIESTGFSSFAKGNGSKHSNDRREPHCAAVDAVNLLRSFWCHQKQPYVCEYVLIDVNVQ from the exons ATGAG TGCATTCGGAGTAATAAGTGTATTATTAATAGCTGTTGGTACGATAGCCTGCCTAGACAGAGAAG ATTACGTTGAAAACGTAGAGCTCAGGCGGGGCTACAAGCTGAAATACAAAGCAGAGACGTGGATGGACGCCAAAAAGTCTTGTAAAGACGAAAACGGCAAGTTGGCTGTACCTAAGTCAGAG GCGGAGTTCAATGCCATTCAGAGTGTGGTGCGCAGCATGGTGTTTCCGGATATCACGGGTTGGACGGGCAGCTGCTATCTGGTGTGGATCGGCATCAGCAACCTCGATGACTACCGGGTGTGGCGGAACGTTGACG GAGAAGACATAGAAAGTACTGGTTTTTCCAGCTTTGCAAAAGGAAACGGGAGCAAACACAG TAACGATCGTCGGGAGCCGCACTGCGCAGCTGTCGACGCGGTCAATCTCCTGCGCAGCTTCTGGTGCCACCAGAAACAACCTTACGTCTGCGAATACGTTCTTATTGACGTCAATGTACAATAG
- the LOC141429345 gene encoding uncharacterized protein isoform X1 — protein MSFSAFGVISVLLIAVGTIACLDREDYVENVELRRGYKLKYKAETWMDAKKSCKDENGKLAVPKSEAEFNAIQSVVRSMVFPDITGWTGSCYLVWIGISNLDDYRVWRNVDGEDIESTGFSSFAKGNGSKHSNDRREPHCAAVDAVNLLRSFWCHQKQPYVCEYVLIDVNVQ, from the exons ATGAG TTTCAGTGCATTCGGAGTAATAAGTGTATTATTAATAGCTGTTGGTACGATAGCCTGCCTAGACAGAGAAG ATTACGTTGAAAACGTAGAGCTCAGGCGGGGCTACAAGCTGAAATACAAAGCAGAGACGTGGATGGACGCCAAAAAGTCTTGTAAAGACGAAAACGGCAAGTTGGCTGTACCTAAGTCAGAG GCGGAGTTCAATGCCATTCAGAGTGTGGTGCGCAGCATGGTGTTTCCGGATATCACGGGTTGGACGGGCAGCTGCTATCTGGTGTGGATCGGCATCAGCAACCTCGATGACTACCGGGTGTGGCGGAACGTTGACG GAGAAGACATAGAAAGTACTGGTTTTTCCAGCTTTGCAAAAGGAAACGGGAGCAAACACAG TAACGATCGTCGGGAGCCGCACTGCGCAGCTGTCGACGCGGTCAATCTCCTGCGCAGCTTCTGGTGCCACCAGAAACAACCTTACGTCTGCGAATACGTTCTTATTGACGTCAATGTACAATAG